A section of the Canis lupus baileyi chromosome 5, mCanLup2.hap1, whole genome shotgun sequence genome encodes:
- the GJD4 gene encoding gap junction delta-4 protein: protein MERLDLLGFLLITFNCNVTIVGKIWLIFAILLRMVVLLSAGAPVYQDEQERFVCNTLQPGCANVCYDAFSPVSQLRFWLLQSLAALLPSALFCAYVLHRGAALAARGLGLGGRDAGGPRDLPVPDLSRGYVVHLSLRVLTEAAFGASHYLLFGLAVPARVPCAQPPCSGVVDCYVSRPTEKALLALLMGAASALSLLLSAADLLCSVRGRARGRRGRAAGCTDAPHASPGGSGPPTRCPAPGAQSRSGCEDRVDAGARRRRRAGAGRAGRPHGAAPGAVALGARDPSDTDLAQRASPDDPVLWARRPGARRLRGRPAGPGPGVRRAASAGPGGESPRGALAWGCPPACRQWRGARFTPPLPLMKSMVTELSRHTAHLTAS, encoded by the exons ATGGAACGCTTGGACCTGCTGGGGTTCCTTCTCATCACCTTCAACTGCAACGTGACCATTGTGG GGAAGATCTGGCTCATCTTCGCGATCCTGCTGCGGATGGTGGTGCTGCTGTCGGCGGGCGCCCCGGTGTACCAGGACGAGCAGGAGCGCTTCGTGTGCAACACGCTGCAGCCGGGATGCGCCAACGTGTGCTACGACGCTTTCTCCCCGGTGTCGCAGCTGCGGTTCTGGCTGCTGCAGAGCCtggccgccctcctcccctccgcgCTCTTCTGCGCCTACGTGCTGCACCGGGGCGCCGCGCTGGCCGCCCGCGGGCTGGGGCTCGGCGGCCGGGACGCCGGGGGCCCGCGCGACCTGCCGGTGCCGGACTTGTCCCGCGGCTACGTGGTCCACCTGTCGCTGCGCGTGCTGACCGAAGCGGCTTTCGGCGCCTCGCACTACCTGCTCTTCGGGCTCGCGGTCCCAGCCAGGGTCCCGTGCGCGCAGCCGCCCTGCAGCGGCGTGGTGGACTGCTACGTGTCCCGGCCCACCGAGAAGGCCCTGCTGGCGCTGCTCATGGGCGCGGCCAGCGCGCTCTCGCTGCTGCTCAGCGCCGCCGACCTCCTGTGCAGCGTGCGCGGCAGGGCGCGCGGGCGCCGGGG CCGGGCGGCGGGCTGCACGGACGCGCCCCACGCGAGCCCAGGGGGCAGCGGCCCCCCGACCCGCTGCCCGGCGCCCGGCGCGCAAAGTCGGAGTGGGTGTGAGGACCGCGTGGACGCGGGCGCCCGGAGACGCCGACGCGCTGGGGCCGGGCGCGCGGGGCGACCCCACGGAGCGGCCCCGGGAGCAGTGGCGCTGGGGGCGCGCGACCCGTCGGACACAGACCTGGCCCAGAGGGCTTCCCCGGACGACCCTGTGCTTTGGGCACGGCGGCCGGGAGCCCGGAGACTGCGAGGACGCCCCGCGGGCCCCGGACCTGGGGTGCGCCGTGCGGCGtccgcggggcccgggggcgaGTCGCCACGGGGGGCTTTGGCCTGGGGGTGCCCTCCCGCGTGTCGTCAGTGGAGGGGCGCCCGCTtcaccccgcccctgcccctcatGAAGTCGATGGTGACTGAGTTGTCGCGTCACACCGCGCACCTCACAGCGTCGTAG